The Candidatus Zixiibacteriota bacterium genome includes a region encoding these proteins:
- a CDS encoding isoprenyl transferase — MTVNIEHLKARILRQPERIPSHVAIIMDGNGRWAALRNKPRTFGHEAGVKAVKDVVKASGELGIKYLTLYTFSVENWKRPKAEVDALMSLLSRTTRRELKELIKNDVKLITTGRIGALSAARRLALNDAVKRTRDNQGLVLNLALNYGGRTEILDAVKAIANAVKAGVLNIHDIDEPLFSDFLYTANLPDPDLLIRTSGEMRISNFLLWQTSYTELYVIDTLWPDFGRKELFEAVSQYQKRERRFGEVTRTVGG, encoded by the coding sequence ATGACGGTCAATATCGAACATCTGAAAGCCCGCATTCTTCGACAGCCGGAGCGGATCCCCTCGCACGTAGCTATCATCATGGATGGCAACGGGCGGTGGGCGGCGCTTCGTAACAAACCCCGTACGTTTGGTCATGAGGCGGGGGTGAAGGCTGTCAAAGACGTTGTGAAGGCATCCGGCGAGCTTGGGATCAAGTATCTCACACTGTACACGTTTTCGGTCGAGAATTGGAAACGCCCGAAGGCCGAAGTCGACGCGCTGATGTCGCTCTTGTCCCGCACCACCCGCCGCGAACTAAAGGAGCTCATCAAGAACGATGTTAAACTCATCACAACCGGTCGGATTGGCGCCTTGTCGGCGGCGCGGCGCCTGGCGCTTAACGATGCCGTCAAACGAACTCGCGACAACCAGGGGCTGGTGCTCAATCTGGCGCTCAATTACGGCGGCCGGACGGAGATACTGGATGCCGTCAAGGCAATCGCCAACGCCGTGAAAGCGGGCGTGCTGAATATTCATGATATCGATGAGCCACTGTTTTCCGACTTTCTCTACACCGCCAATCTGCCGGACCCCGATCTGCTCATTCGTACATCGGGCGAAATGCGAATTTCCAATTTCCTATTGTGGCAGACCAGCTATACGGAGCTATATGTGATCGATACGCTCTGGCCGGATTTCGGGCGAAAGGAACTCTTTGAAGCGGTCAGCCAGTATCAGAAACGGGAGCGGCGGTTCGGTGAGGTGACCAGGACGGTGGGAGGATGA
- the frr gene encoding ribosome recycling factor, whose protein sequence is MLDEIYKQTKEKMHKTVETIHKELNAIRTGKASVHLLDTVRVDAYGTTMPLNQVSTVTAPEPRLLMVTPYDKSLAGEIVKAIQKADLGFNPLAESGLIRIPVPALNEERRKELVKHCKHIAEEGRVAVRNVRRDANEHIKKGMKEHEISEDAEKEAHDKIQKMTDDYIRQIDDMVSKKEKEVMEV, encoded by the coding sequence ATGCTCGATGAAATCTATAAGCAGACCAAAGAGAAAATGCACAAGACAGTGGAGACAATCCACAAGGAATTAAACGCCATCCGCACCGGCAAGGCCTCGGTCCACCTTCTGGACACCGTGCGGGTTGATGCCTACGGCACCACCATGCCGCTCAATCAGGTTTCCACGGTGACGGCGCCGGAGCCGCGCCTCCTGATGGTCACGCCGTATGACAAATCGCTGGCGGGTGAGATTGTCAAGGCGATACAAAAGGCGGACCTGGGGTTCAATCCGCTGGCGGAAAGCGGGCTGATCCGGATCCCGGTGCCGGCGCTCAACGAAGAGCGGCGCAAAGAGCTCGTGAAACACTGCAAGCACATCGCTGAAGAGGGGAGAGTGGCGGTGCGGAATGTCCGCCGCGACGCCAACGAGCATATCAAGAAAGGCATGAAAGAACACGAGATATCCGAGGACGCCGAAAAAGAAGCACACGACAAGATCCAGAAGATGACCGATGACTACATCCGTCAGATCGACGACATGGTGTCCAAGAAGGAAAAAGAAGTAATGGAGGTGTGA
- a CDS encoding SprT-like domain-containing protein, producing MAKTVRQQKALARLNYDLFQHPGMVPPAPATLYTVIKQHAERLPEAVREPVNPAITSLPTEDELSRWFDEFNWLYFAGKLPRVRIEYSARMTSAGSYTPNERLIRISRKYHQVFPDEIHDTLKHEMIHILHEHHDASFKREAARIGASIRAKSHPSLRRPPRYLYVCPACGYEYPRQKRLRMASCGRCSKGGYDERYKLRAVRSKA from the coding sequence ATGGCAAAGACAGTTCGGCAACAGAAAGCGCTGGCTCGACTTAATTACGACTTGTTTCAGCATCCGGGAATGGTCCCACCGGCGCCGGCTACACTGTATACGGTCATTAAGCAACATGCCGAGCGGCTGCCGGAGGCGGTGCGCGAGCCAGTTAATCCCGCGATAACATCATTGCCCACCGAAGATGAGCTTTCGCGCTGGTTCGACGAGTTCAACTGGCTCTATTTTGCCGGCAAGCTGCCGCGAGTTCGGATAGAGTACTCCGCGCGCATGACATCGGCCGGTTCGTATACGCCAAATGAGCGACTGATCCGCATCAGCCGCAAATACCACCAGGTATTTCCGGACGAAATCCATGACACCCTCAAGCACGAAATGATCCACATTCTGCACGAACACCACGATGCTTCCTTCAAACGGGAAGCGGCCCGGATAGGTGCCTCGATTCGCGCAAAGTCGCATCCCTCGCTTCGCCGGCCGCCGCGGTATCTGTATGTTTGCCCTGCTTGTGGCTACGAATATCCGAGACAGAAGCGGCTTCGTATGGCTTCATGCGGCCGATGTTCCAAGGGGGGATATGACGAGCGGTACAAACTACGGGCGGTTCGGTCAAAGGCCTGA
- the mtnA gene encoding S-methyl-5-thioribose-1-phosphate isomerase produces MTVQPLQRIGNQVRLLDQTKLPTEVLYRDLGDYREIIQSIRRLEVRGAPLIGITAAYALAVAVAQSGSADIDVIHRLGEEIRAARPTAVNLSWAIDRCLRKLEESSPVGHSQTVNLLWDEAEAIHEEDRQMCRRIGEFGASLIRKGDTILTHCNTGALATGGIGTALGVIYVCHEQGKRVKVVADETRPLLQGARLTAWELQQAGIDVTLICDNTAGVLMRRGRIAHVIVGADRIARNGDTANKIGTYSVAVQAKWHGVPFYVAAPMSTFDDSTPSGDQIVIEERSAREVTNGFGRQTAPEGIDVYSPAFDVTPNELINCFITDQGIKPGGRFDELKH; encoded by the coding sequence TTGACGGTCCAACCTTTACAGCGTATTGGCAACCAGGTTCGATTGCTTGACCAGACAAAGTTGCCGACTGAGGTGCTTTATCGGGATTTGGGGGATTATCGGGAGATAATTCAGTCGATCAGGAGACTCGAGGTTCGGGGCGCTCCGCTCATCGGAATAACTGCGGCCTATGCGCTCGCGGTTGCAGTAGCTCAGTCTGGCAGCGCCGACATAGACGTCATCCATCGTTTGGGGGAAGAAATACGTGCCGCGCGACCGACCGCGGTAAATCTGTCCTGGGCCATAGATCGGTGCCTTCGTAAACTTGAAGAATCATCACCGGTCGGTCATTCACAGACGGTGAACTTGCTTTGGGATGAAGCTGAGGCGATTCACGAGGAAGACCGCCAGATGTGCCGTCGTATCGGCGAGTTTGGTGCTTCGCTGATCAGAAAGGGGGATACCATCCTCACTCACTGCAACACCGGAGCGCTGGCCACCGGTGGAATCGGCACGGCTCTTGGGGTAATCTATGTCTGCCACGAGCAGGGGAAACGTGTCAAGGTAGTTGCCGATGAGACCCGCCCGCTTTTGCAGGGAGCCCGATTAACCGCCTGGGAACTGCAGCAGGCCGGTATCGATGTCACTCTGATCTGCGACAACACTGCGGGCGTATTGATGCGGCGGGGAAGAATTGCGCACGTGATCGTGGGGGCGGACCGGATCGCCCGCAATGGCGACACGGCCAACAAGATTGGAACCTATTCTGTCGCCGTGCAGGCGAAATGGCACGGTGTGCCGTTTTATGTGGCGGCGCCGATGTCGACGTTCGACGATTCGACTCCTTCCGGTGATCAGATAGTCATTGAGGAGCGCTCGGCCCGGGAAGTCACGAACGGGTTCGGACGACAGACGGCTCCGGAGGGGATCGACGTCTATTCTCCGGCCTTCGATGTCACGCCGAACGAATTGATCAACTGCTTCATCACCGACCAGGGGATCAAGCCAGGGGGCCGATTCGATGAGTTGAAGCATTGA
- the tsf gene encoding translation elongation factor Ts has product MDISAKMVKELREKTGAGMMDCKSALGETGGDFEKAIALLREKGIAKAGSKEGRTTSEGIIASQIGQADKLGVLVEINCETDFVARTEQFKAFAREIANQVASTAVKSVDELLNSKLISSNAKTVSEHLKGLIGSLGENTQIKRFVRFEGGGLVTAYIHPGDKLGVIVEVATTKSPSDMDKFRTFSRDIAMQVAAMSPKCVRREELDQTAVASEREIYRHQAQNEGKPANIVDKIADSKIEKWYAEVVLMEQRFVKDNDKTIGDVVKEHSAAAADNFVINRFARFRLGE; this is encoded by the coding sequence ATGGACATATCTGCCAAAATGGTAAAAGAGCTCCGGGAGAAGACCGGGGCCGGAATGATGGACTGCAAATCCGCCCTCGGCGAGACCGGCGGCGATTTTGAGAAAGCGATTGCGCTCCTGCGCGAGAAGGGGATCGCCAAAGCGGGTTCCAAGGAGGGGCGCACCACATCGGAGGGGATCATTGCCTCGCAGATCGGCCAGGCCGATAAGCTGGGCGTGCTGGTGGAAATAAACTGCGAAACTGATTTTGTCGCTCGCACTGAGCAGTTCAAGGCGTTTGCCAGAGAGATCGCCAATCAGGTAGCGTCGACCGCCGTCAAAAGCGTGGACGAGCTCCTGAATTCCAAGTTGATCTCCAGCAACGCGAAGACGGTATCGGAACATCTGAAGGGACTTATTGGCTCGCTTGGCGAGAACACGCAGATCAAGCGGTTCGTGCGTTTCGAGGGGGGCGGCTTGGTGACGGCCTATATTCATCCCGGCGACAAGCTGGGGGTGATCGTCGAGGTCGCCACCACCAAGTCACCATCCGACATGGACAAATTCCGCACCTTCTCGCGCGATATCGCCATGCAGGTGGCGGCGATGAGTCCCAAGTGCGTTCGGCGTGAAGAACTTGATCAGACTGCGGTGGCATCAGAGCGCGAGATTTACCGGCATCAGGCTCAGAACGAGGGGAAGCCGGCCAACATCGTCGACAAGATCGCCGATAGCAAGATCGAGAAGTGGTATGCCGAAGTGGTCCTGATGGAGCAGCGTTTCGTGAAGGACAACGACAAAACGATCGGTGACGTGGTGAAAGAGCACTCCGCGGCCGCCGCCGACAATTTCGTGATCAATAGATTTGCGCGTTTCCGTCTGGGCGAATAA
- a CDS encoding T9SS type A sorting domain-containing protein — MWYRYEIEVTDWNGKHSDWSDTLVWAETGYLDYCPDPDPNPPYKTADSARQTTLSECYPNPFNAETVISFSVSVPGPVQLRIFNLLGQTVRTLDQGYAESGKHTVIWNGRDDVDNPVSSGVYFVRLEASDYSATKKIIMLK, encoded by the coding sequence GTGTGGTACCGGTACGAGATCGAGGTCACCGATTGGAACGGCAAGCACTCCGACTGGTCCGATACACTTGTCTGGGCGGAAACCGGCTACCTCGACTACTGTCCTGATCCGGACCCCAACCCGCCCTATAAAACTGCAGATTCTGCGAGGCAGACTACTCTGTCGGAATGCTATCCTAATCCGTTCAACGCGGAGACGGTGATCTCATTCTCGGTCTCTGTTCCCGGTCCTGTTCAGTTGCGGATTTTCAATCTGCTCGGCCAGACAGTGCGGACACTCGATCAGGGCTACGCCGAATCCGGAAAACACACTGTCATATGGAATGGTCGCGACGATGTCGACAATCCGGTTAGCTCAGGCGTGTACTTCGTGAGGCTTGAGGCATCCGACTACAGCGCCACAAAGAAAATCATCATGCTGAAGTAG
- a CDS encoding phosphatidate cytidylyltransferase: protein MSRNLIIRTLVAAIAIPIILWISYQGGAWLFGMVMLLAVAAGIEFLLNEGYGTRSPFFWFALAMIVVCLTATLDSIPFDAETESIGFFRIPFVLLTSPLLVLFFLITSMMFSVGKQPPSELFTKHSRLMWGITYLAMLYPFVYAIGNDAELVETVTPASGGDLLLFLFGLLWVGDTAAMGFGSWLGKHKLAPGVSPRKTIEGFVGGVVGALAIALLMHFWKFPELRIGHLLVLGLGCSIFGQLGDLVESMWKRSLAIKDSSAIIPGHGGVLDRFDSLLFAAPFMYGYIYFVLA, encoded by the coding sequence ATGAGTCGCAATCTAATTATCAGGACCCTTGTAGCGGCTATAGCAATCCCCATTATTCTCTGGATATCGTATCAGGGGGGGGCATGGCTTTTTGGTATGGTGATGCTTCTGGCCGTCGCTGCCGGGATCGAGTTTCTCCTAAACGAAGGATATGGCACGAGAAGCCCGTTTTTCTGGTTCGCGCTCGCGATGATCGTGGTCTGCCTGACGGCGACCCTGGACAGCATTCCGTTCGATGCGGAGACGGAGAGCATTGGCTTCTTTCGCATCCCATTTGTGCTGCTGACTTCGCCGCTCCTGGTCTTGTTTTTCCTGATAACCAGCATGATGTTTTCAGTCGGCAAACAGCCACCGTCGGAGCTGTTCACCAAACACAGCCGACTGATGTGGGGGATCACCTACCTGGCAATGTTGTATCCATTCGTGTATGCGATCGGGAATGATGCCGAACTTGTCGAGACGGTTACCCCGGCCAGTGGGGGTGATCTGCTCTTGTTTCTGTTCGGTCTTCTCTGGGTGGGAGATACGGCAGCAATGGGGTTCGGTTCCTGGCTGGGGAAACACAAGCTGGCGCCGGGAGTTTCACCCCGCAAGACGATTGAGGGATTTGTCGGCGGTGTTGTCGGTGCGCTCGCTATCGCGCTCCTGATGCACTTCTGGAAATTCCCTGAACTGCGAATCGGGCATCTGCTCGTCCTCGGGCTGGGATGCTCCATTTTCGGCCAGCTTGGCGATCTGGTGGAATCGATGTGGAAGCGCTCACTGGCCATCAAGGATTCGTCAGCCATCATCCCGGGGCATGGCGGCGTGCTGGACCGGTTCGACTCGCTTCTGTTCGCGGCTCCGTTCATGTACGGCTACATCTACTTCGTTCTGGCATGA
- a CDS encoding S8 family serine peptidase: protein MKINLIVIVLAGLLICPVSKGDTTSVYDPFTVVTVIKDAVLTGPVSGKVAVSSAIADTTLLHFLDSTGATNICRIFPDFDPADTISTDRHGETVRLINLAEYYTLEFADSVWWHELAAAYGEDSAFTIVDQKYYRQVCKVTPNDPYYQYQWHLQSVREGAQNVDSAWEYTTGDTAIKLCVIDVGVHTGHVDLINRISEGFNGFDNSTNIHMVSIGDEHGTLVTGLIGAEGNNAAVVAGVNWQSPILYGKAGTDPTVDPVAGVRCIDWARRRDASVVSMSWGTYGGEYAGEEAAATYNAWKSDILLFAAKGNDATATTHYPSDLFGVIGVGACIPQGARSSFSNYGPNLDLMAAGEGIVTTSTSGGVTSTQGTSMSTPIAAGVASLILSYKKDLTADEVEQIMQLTALDRGDPGWDQFYGWGVVKADAALHFVANNSFFRKEAIGGNRQMVQGLHGHVFINSHGDIASGVYFVETYSVRSHFDFADYNFTTPPEILLRNRVSNGWSAANPNNEQQYMQVVPGSVTSSGCDVESFAYFIKWDISGQQYNQWWPCDNPPCNNGPDIKFKITVAGKPHVAAASNLTAFPVVYDAMSEGRYQAIRLQWTDPNSFESGWVIQRRAVDSVSWETLDTTGPMLTPSFYDSSFVGSETYAYRIWPLPVDETPQYSPEVTVTAKPRWPDTFTGGTVMAPGCFVIPVGKQVAGKIATPAPPDSMPDDPCLTNKVELNWTRSSRQKPGNLTYKVRQLYMSGPYMFEYYTTPDEHLEIAR from the coding sequence ATGAAAATCAATCTCATTGTTATCGTACTTGCAGGGCTGCTGATATGCCCCGTGAGCAAAGGGGACACAACTTCGGTCTATGATCCCTTTACGGTAGTCACTGTTATCAAAGACGCCGTACTGACCGGACCAGTGTCCGGCAAAGTGGCTGTCTCGTCTGCCATTGCCGATACCACGCTGCTCCACTTCCTGGACTCAACTGGTGCCACGAACATTTGTCGGATATTCCCGGACTTCGATCCTGCCGATACGATCTCTACGGATCGACATGGCGAGACAGTCCGCCTGATCAACCTTGCCGAATACTACACGTTGGAGTTTGCGGATTCGGTCTGGTGGCACGAATTAGCAGCCGCCTATGGCGAGGACAGCGCTTTTACAATTGTGGATCAGAAGTACTACCGACAGGTTTGCAAAGTGACACCGAATGATCCCTACTACCAGTATCAGTGGCATCTCCAATCTGTACGCGAGGGCGCTCAGAATGTCGATTCCGCCTGGGAGTATACTACGGGGGACACCGCCATCAAGTTGTGTGTCATCGACGTTGGCGTGCACACGGGACATGTAGACCTGATAAACCGCATCTCCGAAGGATTCAACGGCTTCGACAATAGCACGAATATTCACATGGTATCAATCGGGGACGAACATGGGACTCTGGTCACAGGACTGATTGGAGCCGAAGGAAACAATGCTGCAGTCGTTGCCGGTGTGAACTGGCAATCCCCCATCCTGTACGGAAAGGCCGGAACCGACCCAACCGTGGACCCTGTCGCCGGAGTCAGATGCATCGACTGGGCAAGGAGAAGAGATGCATCTGTGGTCAGTATGTCGTGGGGAACTTATGGAGGTGAATACGCTGGCGAAGAGGCAGCCGCCACCTACAACGCCTGGAAGTCTGACATTCTTCTCTTTGCCGCGAAAGGGAACGACGCTACGGCCACCACTCACTATCCCTCGGACCTGTTTGGCGTCATCGGTGTGGGTGCATGCATTCCCCAAGGTGCGCGATCTTCCTTTAGCAACTACGGACCAAACCTCGACCTGATGGCAGCCGGCGAAGGCATAGTTACTACGTCGACAAGCGGCGGAGTCACGTCAACACAAGGTACTTCAATGTCGACTCCGATAGCAGCCGGTGTGGCTTCGCTTATTCTGTCATACAAGAAGGACCTCACGGCCGATGAAGTCGAGCAAATTATGCAATTGACAGCCTTGGACCGCGGCGATCCTGGCTGGGATCAGTTTTATGGCTGGGGAGTTGTGAAAGCGGACGCGGCTCTTCATTTTGTGGCGAATAACTCATTCTTCAGAAAGGAAGCTATTGGCGGTAACAGGCAGATGGTACAGGGTCTACACGGGCACGTGTTTATCAATAGCCACGGCGACATAGCTTCCGGAGTCTACTTCGTAGAGACCTATTCCGTAAGGTCACATTTTGATTTCGCCGATTACAATTTCACTACCCCACCAGAAATACTCCTTCGGAACAGAGTATCTAATGGATGGAGTGCAGCAAATCCTAACAACGAACAACAGTACATGCAGGTCGTTCCAGGTTCGGTAACAAGCTCCGGCTGCGATGTGGAATCGTTCGCCTATTTCATCAAGTGGGACATTAGCGGTCAGCAATACAACCAATGGTGGCCGTGCGACAATCCACCATGCAACAACGGTCCGGACATCAAGTTCAAGATCACGGTTGCAGGCAAGCCGCATGTTGCAGCAGCCTCCAACCTTACCGCCTTTCCTGTCGTATACGACGCAATGTCTGAGGGGAGATATCAGGCAATTCGCCTGCAGTGGACCGATCCCAACAGCTTCGAGAGCGGCTGGGTGATCCAGCGTCGGGCAGTGGACTCTGTCTCATGGGAGACTCTTGACACTACAGGACCGATGCTAACGCCGTCATTCTATGATTCGTCGTTTGTCGGGAGTGAAACGTATGCCTATCGCATCTGGCCACTTCCGGTAGATGAAACGCCGCAGTATTCGCCTGAGGTGACCGTTACCGCCAAGCCGCGGTGGCCGGATACATTCACCGGTGGTACCGTGATGGCGCCAGGTTGCTTCGTTATCCCTGTTGGAAAGCAAGTGGCCGGTAAGATAGCTACGCCCGCGCCGCCCGACTCCATGCCAGATGACCCGTGCCTGACCAACAAAGTGGAACTCAATTGGACAAGGTCCTCGAGACAAAAACCGGGAAATCTCACATACAAGGTAAGGCAATTGTATATGAGCGGGCCTTACATGTTTGAGTATTACACTACTCCGGACGAACACCTGGAGATAGCCCGCTGA
- the rpsB gene encoding 30S ribosomal protein S2 encodes MITPKIKEFLEAGVHFGHQTRRWNPKMKPFIFAARNGIYIIDLQKTINALEQAKKKVREIVSGGKSILFVGTKKQAREVIMELVPRCGGFYVTERWLGGMLTNFATIKNSIKKLKDIERMREDGTYEKFTKKERAGMDNEAAKLTKVLAGIKEMNFLPGLVIVVDARKEKIGVSEARKLGIPIIAILDTNADPDPIDFPIAANDDAIKSIRIILKELVDTAVEASTQVDQRALEATVEAGRSQSLSTYVSDDKADNKP; translated from the coding sequence ATGATCACACCCAAAATCAAAGAGTTCCTCGAGGCCGGAGTACATTTCGGTCACCAGACCCGCCGCTGGAACCCCAAGATGAAACCGTTCATCTTCGCGGCGCGCAACGGCATTTACATCATCGATCTGCAGAAGACCATCAACGCGCTCGAGCAGGCCAAGAAGAAAGTGCGCGAAATTGTCTCCGGCGGCAAGTCGATACTGTTTGTCGGCACCAAGAAACAGGCCCGCGAGGTGATCATGGAACTGGTCCCGCGGTGCGGCGGCTTCTATGTGACGGAGCGCTGGCTTGGCGGGATGCTGACCAATTTCGCGACCATCAAGAACTCCATCAAGAAGCTCAAAGATATCGAGCGGATGCGCGAGGACGGCACGTACGAAAAATTCACCAAAAAAGAGCGTGCCGGAATGGATAACGAAGCCGCCAAACTCACCAAAGTGCTGGCCGGCATCAAAGAAATGAATTTCCTGCCCGGTCTGGTGATTGTGGTGGATGCCCGGAAAGAAAAGATCGGCGTGTCGGAGGCGCGGAAGCTGGGGATACCGATTATCGCCATCCTGGACACCAACGCCGATCCGGACCCGATCGATTTTCCGATCGCGGCGAACGACGATGCTATCAAGTCGATACGCATCATTCTCAAGGAGCTTGTGGACACCGCCGTCGAGGCCTCCACTCAGGTTGACCAACGGGCGCTTGAAGCGACCGTCGAAGCGGGGCGGTCGCAGTCGCTGAGCACCTACGTATCGGACGACAAGGCCGATAACAAGCCCTAA
- the rpsI gene encoding 30S ribosomal protein S9: MEQTVYSATGRRKEATARVLIMPGKGSFTVNGKQVVDYLQRETLVDQAREPLQVTELAGRLDVVCSTTGGGKAGQAGAICLGLSRALVAYNPELRSPLRQEGLLTRDPRSVERKKYGRPKARKRFQYSKR; this comes from the coding sequence ATGGAGCAAACCGTTTATTCAGCTACAGGACGACGCAAGGAGGCAACTGCCCGCGTCCTGATCATGCCGGGCAAGGGTTCCTTCACGGTCAACGGCAAGCAGGTGGTGGATTATCTCCAGCGCGAAACGCTGGTAGACCAGGCCCGCGAGCCGCTGCAAGTGACGGAGCTGGCCGGGCGACTCGATGTTGTCTGTTCGACAACTGGCGGCGGCAAGGCCGGCCAAGCGGGCGCGATCTGCCTCGGCCTCAGCCGGGCGCTGGTAGCGTACAATCCAGAACTGCGTTCGCCGCTTCGCCAGGAAGGGCTGCTTACGCGCGACCCACGCAGTGTGGAGCGGAAGAAATACGGGCGTCCGAAAGCCCGCAAACGCTTCCAGTATTCGAAGCGATAG
- the rplM gene encoding 50S ribosomal protein L13 translates to MTKTFVPKIEPNSRKWWVVDLHDATLGRAAVKVATILRGKNKPIFTPHLDTGDHVIAVNAGGMRVSGNAKPAAKMYYHYTGYPGGLRGISYNDWMKQKPEDVFSIAVRRMLPKNRLGRKMFKKLHVYSGAEHPHKAQKPEILKLS, encoded by the coding sequence ATGACGAAGACATTTGTGCCGAAAATCGAACCGAATAGCCGCAAGTGGTGGGTGGTGGACCTTCATGACGCTACGCTGGGGCGGGCAGCCGTGAAAGTCGCAACGATCCTTCGCGGCAAGAACAAACCGATCTTTACGCCGCATCTGGATACCGGCGACCACGTTATCGCGGTTAACGCCGGTGGGATGCGGGTGAGCGGCAATGCCAAGCCGGCCGCCAAGATGTACTATCATTACACGGGGTATCCCGGCGGACTTCGAGGCATCTCCTACAACGACTGGATGAAGCAGAAGCCGGAAGACGTGTTCAGTATTGCGGTTCGACGGATGTTACCTAAAAATCGCCTCGGGCGGAAGATGTTCAAGAAGCTCCACGTGTATTCGGGGGCGGAGCATCCGCATAAGGCGCAGAAGCCGGAAATTCTGAAGCTTAGCTAA
- the pyrH gene encoding UMP kinase — protein MESDSSKPIYKRVLVKISGEALMGPGEYGIHTPTVEFIARQIKEIKDLKLEIGLVVGGGNIFRGMRAAERGMDRVTGDNIGMLATVMNSLALMDTLEKLGIYTRVMSAVKMESFAEPYIRRRAVRHMEKGRLVILAAGTGNPYFSTDTAASLRAMEIGAELMIKATNVDGVYSADPKKHPDAVFYPELKYMDVLTRELKVIDSTAISLLKENMIPLRVIDLNSPGVLKRVVMGEPVGTLIS, from the coding sequence ATGGAATCGGATAGTTCCAAGCCGATTTATAAACGTGTCCTGGTGAAAATCTCCGGGGAAGCCCTCATGGGTCCCGGAGAGTACGGCATTCACACGCCGACCGTCGAATTCATAGCCCGACAGATAAAAGAAATCAAGGACCTCAAGCTGGAGATCGGCCTAGTAGTCGGGGGCGGCAACATCTTTCGCGGCATGCGAGCCGCCGAGCGCGGCATGGACCGCGTTACCGGCGACAATATCGGCATGCTGGCGACGGTCATGAATTCGCTGGCGCTCATGGATACGCTGGAGAAGCTGGGGATATACACGCGGGTCATGTCAGCCGTCAAGATGGAGTCGTTCGCCGAGCCGTATATCCGCCGCCGGGCGGTGCGCCATATGGAAAAGGGGCGGCTTGTGATTCTGGCCGCCGGGACCGGTAATCCGTATTTCTCGACCGACACGGCCGCCTCGCTTCGAGCGATGGAGATCGGTGCGGAACTCATGATCAAAGCGACCAATGTGGATGGCGTCTATTCGGCCGACCCGAAGAAACACCCCGACGCCGTGTTTTATCCCGAGCTTAAATACATGGATGTGTTGACGCGTGAACTGAAAGTTATCGATTCCACCGCTATCTCGCTTCTTAAAGAGAACATGATTCCGCTGCGGGTGATCGACCTGAACAGCCCGGGCGTGCTCAAACGGGTAGTGATGGGCGAGCCGGTTGGGACGTTGATAAGCTGA
- a CDS encoding CBS domain-containing protein: MRVRELLESRMRSVITTAPSTAIMEAMELLIVNQISALPVVDDTGSLVGIISDKDIFKRIFTEPAHFQQTQVRDLMTTDLIIGVPDDEIPYIAGVMTTNRIRHVPIMEGDRLVGLISVGDIVKTQMEDAQIENRYLWQYINGTYPG; the protein is encoded by the coding sequence ATGCGAGTCAGAGAACTTCTGGAAAGCCGGATGCGCTCGGTTATCACGACGGCTCCGAGCACCGCGATCATGGAAGCCATGGAGCTTCTCATCGTCAACCAGATTAGCGCTCTTCCGGTGGTCGATGATACCGGCAGCCTGGTCGGGATCATCAGTGACAAAGACATTTTCAAACGCATTTTCACCGAGCCGGCTCATTTCCAGCAGACGCAGGTCCGGGACCTGATGACCACCGATCTGATCATCGGCGTGCCCGATGACGAGATTCCCTACATCGCCGGTGTGATGACCACCAATCGCATTCGCCACGTGCCGATCATGGAGGGAGACCGACTCGTCGGTTTGATTTCCGTTGGGGATATCGTGAAGACGCAGATGGAAGATGCCCAGATCGAGAACCGCTATTTGTGGCAGTACATCAATGGGACGTATCCGGGCTGA